In one window of Arthrobacter pascens DNA:
- a CDS encoding ATP-binding protein — MTTVPVRPPLVRSSERIIAGVCAGLAAHLGWPVRNIRIGMALASLAGGAGLAFYAWLWIMVPTADESARRNARRPVSPIAPAVSQLPPAQAGSPVSQAAVHSGVPLLWGYPDVGAAAGSAAGAVPVSPDGMTGADRSLPASGDMPPYTEMPGAAGVLPSADYGETPRRPWFRARSVRYGKEILLGAGLLLVAGILIAQLLGVDVPLGTLIPAAAVLGGASIAWMQLDETRRAGLVDKTKADQAGGWARLAAGLALVVAGVLVMVSGSGSWEQTWLALLASVAVLGGVVLVLLPWALKFWRDLEAERAGRIRETERAEIAAHLHDSVLQTLALIQRRAGNEHDVVRLARAQERELRNWLFQDPGKDPGQLSDRIKATAAEVEDLLGNAVDVVSVGDTVMTEAYEALVQASREAMLNASRHGGGSVSVYLEVSDGRAEVFIKDRGPGFELSNVPEDRLGVRESIIGRMKRHGGTASIVSTPDGTEVRLGLPALQQDNAEGRS; from the coding sequence ATGACAACCGTCCCCGTCCGCCCGCCGCTGGTGCGCAGCAGCGAGCGAATTATTGCTGGAGTATGTGCCGGCCTTGCGGCGCATCTCGGCTGGCCGGTCAGGAACATCCGGATCGGTATGGCCTTGGCCTCACTTGCCGGCGGGGCGGGCCTGGCGTTCTACGCCTGGCTGTGGATCATGGTTCCCACCGCTGACGAAAGCGCCCGCCGCAACGCCCGGCGCCCGGTGTCGCCCATTGCTCCTGCGGTCAGCCAGCTGCCGCCAGCCCAAGCCGGTTCCCCCGTTTCGCAGGCGGCCGTCCATTCCGGTGTCCCCCTGCTGTGGGGATATCCCGACGTCGGTGCTGCCGCAGGTTCCGCGGCCGGTGCTGTGCCCGTCTCGCCTGACGGTATGACCGGCGCTGACCGCTCCCTGCCCGCTTCCGGAGATATGCCTCCTTACACTGAGATGCCCGGCGCTGCCGGCGTCTTGCCTTCAGCCGACTATGGCGAGACTCCCCGCCGGCCCTGGTTCCGTGCCCGCAGTGTGCGGTACGGCAAGGAGATCCTGCTGGGTGCCGGCCTTCTCCTCGTGGCCGGCATCCTGATCGCCCAGCTCCTGGGCGTCGACGTGCCGCTGGGCACGCTGATTCCGGCCGCCGCAGTGCTGGGCGGTGCATCCATCGCGTGGATGCAGCTCGACGAGACGCGCCGCGCCGGGCTGGTAGACAAAACCAAGGCAGACCAGGCCGGCGGCTGGGCACGGCTTGCGGCCGGTCTGGCGCTGGTAGTGGCCGGTGTCCTGGTGATGGTGTCCGGTTCCGGGTCGTGGGAGCAAACCTGGCTGGCGCTGCTGGCGTCGGTTGCGGTCCTGGGCGGAGTAGTGCTCGTGCTGCTCCCGTGGGCCTTGAAGTTCTGGCGTGATCTCGAAGCCGAACGTGCCGGCAGGATCCGTGAGACCGAACGGGCCGAAATCGCAGCCCACCTCCACGACTCCGTCCTGCAGACCCTCGCCCTGATCCAGCGCCGGGCCGGCAATGAGCATGATGTGGTGCGCCTGGCCAGGGCACAGGAACGCGAGCTCCGCAATTGGCTGTTCCAGGACCCAGGCAAGGACCCCGGACAGCTCTCGGACCGCATCAAGGCCACAGCCGCCGAGGTGGAAGACCTCCTGGGCAACGCCGTCGACGTCGTGAGCGTGGGGGATACCGTCATGACCGAAGCGTACGAGGCGCTGGTCCAGGCCAGCCGGGAAGCCATGCTTAACGCCTCCCGGCACGGGGGCGGAAGCGTGTCGGTGTACCTTGAGGTCTCCGACGGACGCGCCGAAGTCTTCATCAAGGACCGCGGGCCCGGCTTCGAGCTCAGTAACGTGCCAGAGGACAGGCTGGGCGTGAGGGAGTCCATCATCGGCCGGATGAAGCGGCACGGGGGTACGGCATCCATCGTCAGCACGCCCGATGGAACCGAAGTGAGGCTGGGACTGCCGGCGTTACAGCAGGACAACGCGGAAGGTAGATCATGA
- a CDS encoding ATP-dependent 6-phosphofructokinase produces MKIGILTSGGDCPGLNAVIRGAVLKGIAIHGHEFVGFLDGWRGVVEGDVIDIPRTMVRGIAKQGGTILGTSRTNPFENGGGPDVIKAHMERLGIDAIIAIGGEGTLAAAKRLTDAGLKIVGVPKTVDNDLDATDYTFGFDTAVQIATEAIDRLRTTGESHHRCMIAEVMGRHVGWIALHAGMAAGAHAILIPEQKVSIEQITEWVKEAHHRGRAPLVVVAEGFVPEHMETPHSERGIDTFGRPRLGGIADQLAPELEARTGIETRATILGHIQRGGVPSAFDRVLATRLGMAAIDSVVEGYWGTMVALKGTDIEHVGFQEALGKLKTVPQNRYDEAAVLFG; encoded by the coding sequence ATGAAAATTGGAATTCTCACCAGCGGTGGCGACTGCCCCGGACTGAACGCCGTTATCCGCGGGGCGGTCCTTAAAGGCATCGCCATCCATGGGCACGAATTCGTGGGGTTCCTTGATGGGTGGCGGGGTGTTGTGGAAGGTGACGTCATCGACATCCCCCGCACCATGGTCAGGGGCATCGCCAAGCAGGGCGGCACCATCCTGGGCACGTCCCGCACCAACCCTTTCGAAAACGGCGGCGGACCGGACGTCATCAAAGCCCACATGGAACGATTGGGCATCGACGCCATCATCGCCATCGGGGGTGAAGGAACGCTCGCCGCAGCCAAGCGCCTTACTGATGCCGGGCTGAAGATCGTGGGTGTCCCCAAGACCGTGGACAATGATCTGGACGCCACGGACTACACCTTCGGCTTCGACACCGCCGTCCAGATCGCCACGGAGGCAATCGACCGTCTGCGGACCACCGGCGAATCCCACCACCGATGCATGATCGCAGAGGTCATGGGCCGCCACGTGGGCTGGATCGCCCTGCACGCAGGCATGGCCGCGGGAGCCCACGCCATCCTGATTCCGGAGCAGAAGGTCAGCATCGAGCAGATCACTGAGTGGGTCAAGGAAGCCCATCACCGTGGCCGCGCACCCCTGGTGGTAGTTGCCGAAGGGTTCGTTCCGGAGCACATGGAAACACCCCATTCCGAGCGCGGCATAGATACCTTCGGCCGTCCGCGGCTGGGCGGCATCGCTGACCAGCTCGCCCCTGAGCTGGAGGCCCGCACCGGCATCGAAACCCGGGCCACCATCCTCGGCCACATCCAGCGCGGCGGAGTCCCCTCGGCATTTGACCGGGTTCTGGCGACCCGGTTGGGCATGGCCGCCATCGACTCGGTGGTGGAAGGTTACTGGGGCACCATGGTGGCCCTCAAAGGTACCGACATCGAACACGTGGGCTTCCAGGAAGCCCTCGGCAAACTGAAGACGGTTCCGCAGAACCGCTATGACGAAGCAGCCGTCCTGTTCGGCTGA
- a CDS encoding PspC domain-containing protein, with the protein MNSQPPTPDDGNPTEPLPEPGTNQSTEPVQPRPQPSSQDAARDAADGSRPDAAQPGSYGQRAGEKAGAYAGPYPGQYPNGPGNYPTARVPGQSQDFFTWIRSHGIQRGPDRWIGGVASGIAHRMGIDPLIVRGIFIVLTLFAGIGVLLYGLAWAFLPEPDGRIHVQEAGAGRWSSGMTGALITTVLGFTGLGGGFWGWSHNGFGGFLWTVFWVGGAIYLLYYLTQRNKTTNRAPMNSTPRPEGSVGNPAFAAAFPTTPYASPYSAPAGTPPGSSSGTGSSAPLPPSGPNAPYGGGPYGGGTYGGGPYGGGPYGGGYQPPQGPARAPKVRPGGPGTPAVAITAGAALLVGGGLKALDAGNVINLGDSPNAIVWASAAAVLGLGILFAGMRGRTSGILGFFAIVALVIGGIFNVVGNGERGRFQQVDWRPASLEQAKDGFSVTAGRGTVDLTALGTTAPLSSDVVVPLDITASNITVVIPGTVPVDIKADMTLGNLSEGTSHRSGISSRQSSYNSDKPGSHLVIEIDGTVSNVTIKEGN; encoded by the coding sequence ATGAACTCGCAACCCCCAACCCCCGATGACGGCAACCCAACCGAACCGCTCCCTGAACCGGGAACGAATCAATCCACCGAACCGGTGCAGCCCCGCCCACAGCCCTCGTCTCAGGATGCTGCGCGGGACGCAGCGGACGGCTCCAGGCCAGACGCGGCCCAGCCAGGGTCCTACGGACAGCGCGCAGGCGAGAAGGCAGGAGCCTACGCCGGACCGTACCCCGGTCAATATCCGAATGGTCCTGGTAACTACCCGACGGCCCGGGTGCCTGGCCAGTCCCAGGATTTCTTCACCTGGATCAGGAGCCATGGCATCCAGCGCGGCCCCGATCGCTGGATTGGTGGTGTCGCCAGTGGCATCGCCCACCGGATGGGAATCGACCCGCTGATCGTCCGCGGCATCTTCATAGTCCTGACCCTGTTCGCCGGAATCGGCGTCCTGCTCTACGGCCTGGCCTGGGCTTTCCTCCCCGAACCCGACGGGCGCATTCACGTCCAGGAAGCCGGCGCGGGACGCTGGTCCAGCGGCATGACGGGGGCGCTCATCACCACCGTATTGGGCTTTACCGGCCTCGGCGGCGGATTCTGGGGCTGGAGCCACAACGGCTTCGGCGGCTTCCTGTGGACCGTCTTCTGGGTGGGCGGTGCAATCTACCTCCTTTACTACCTGACCCAACGGAACAAGACCACGAATAGAGCACCCATGAACAGCACCCCGCGACCGGAAGGTTCCGTCGGCAATCCGGCCTTCGCCGCTGCCTTCCCGACCACTCCCTACGCGTCTCCATACTCGGCCCCTGCCGGCACTCCTCCCGGCAGCTCCTCCGGGACCGGGTCCTCCGCGCCTCTCCCGCCTTCAGGCCCCAACGCGCCCTACGGCGGCGGTCCTTACGGCGGCGGCACCTATGGCGGCGGCCCTTACGGAGGCGGCCCCTATGGAGGCGGCTACCAGCCCCCGCAGGGCCCGGCCCGGGCCCCCAAGGTCCGGCCTGGCGGACCCGGCACCCCGGCTGTCGCCATCACCGCGGGAGCCGCGCTCCTGGTCGGCGGCGGGCTCAAGGCCCTCGACGCCGGTAACGTGATCAACCTGGGCGATTCCCCCAATGCCATCGTTTGGGCCAGCGCAGCTGCCGTTCTGGGTCTGGGAATCCTCTTTGCCGGAATGCGCGGCCGGACCTCGGGGATCCTGGGCTTCTTCGCCATCGTGGCCCTGGTGATCGGCGGAATCTTCAACGTCGTTGGCAACGGCGAGCGCGGCCGCTTTCAGCAGGTTGACTGGAGGCCGGCGAGCCTCGAACAGGCCAAAGACGGATTCTCCGTCACAGCCGGCCGCGGAACCGTTGACCTCACGGCCCTGGGCACAACTGCTCCACTGAGCTCCGACGTCGTGGTTCCCCTCGACATCACGGCGAGCAACATCACCGTGGTCATCCCCGGCACCGTCCCCGTGGACATCAAGGCCGACATGACCCTGGGCAACCTCAGCGAAGGGACCAGCCACCGCAGCGGCATCTCCAGCCGCCAAAGCAGCTACAACTCCGACAAGCCCGGCAGCCACCTGGTCATCGAGATCGACGGCACCGTCAGCAACGTCACTATCAAGGAAGGAAACTGA
- a CDS encoding DHA2 family efflux MFS transporter permease subunit, giving the protein MESVARPWPALWSLVIGFFMILIDTTIVSVANPRIMEGLQADINSVIWVTSAYLLAYAVPLLITGRLGDRFGPKKLYLTGLVVFTAASLWCGLSGDVQALIAARVLQGFGAAMMTPQTMAVITRIFPPDRRGAAMGIWGATAGVATLVGPILGGVLVDGLGWEWIFFINVPVGIAGFILALRYVPSLTTHPHKFDIPGVLLSAVGLFLLVFGIQEGETYNWGTITGPVTVWGLIIAGIAVLAVFVVWQRTNKGEPLLPLSLFRDRNFSLANIGITTVGFTVTAFSLPLIFYYQIVRGLTPTQSALMMVPMALISGGLAPVVGKIIDRVNPKYITSGGLLLMAVALFWNSALMHPDTPIWLFLLPSAVLGFANAGIWAPLSTTATRNLPPRQAGAGSGVYNTTRQIGAVLGSAAIAVLIEARLAAELPPAPGASGGPGPMSFGGSLPPALHEGFSTAMGQSILLPAAVILLGAAVALFFAKPKAVTGWSGAPAGATPRAAADAAAGAAEEESEEEASRRA; this is encoded by the coding sequence ATGGAAAGCGTAGCAAGACCGTGGCCTGCACTCTGGTCACTGGTGATCGGCTTCTTCATGATCCTGATCGACACCACGATTGTTTCGGTGGCGAACCCCAGAATCATGGAAGGCCTCCAGGCTGACATCAACTCGGTGATCTGGGTGACCAGCGCCTACTTGCTCGCCTACGCCGTTCCGCTACTTATCACGGGCCGCCTCGGTGACCGTTTCGGCCCGAAGAAGCTCTACCTGACCGGACTGGTGGTCTTCACCGCAGCTTCGCTCTGGTGCGGCCTCTCCGGAGACGTCCAGGCACTCATCGCTGCCCGGGTCCTGCAGGGCTTCGGCGCGGCGATGATGACACCGCAGACCATGGCCGTCATCACCCGGATTTTCCCTCCGGACAGGCGCGGTGCCGCCATGGGCATCTGGGGCGCCACGGCCGGCGTCGCCACACTGGTGGGTCCGATCCTCGGCGGCGTCCTCGTGGACGGGCTCGGCTGGGAGTGGATCTTCTTCATCAACGTCCCGGTTGGCATCGCCGGCTTCATCCTGGCACTCCGCTACGTACCGTCCCTGACGACGCATCCGCACAAGTTCGACATCCCCGGCGTGCTGCTCAGCGCCGTCGGACTCTTCCTGCTGGTCTTCGGCATCCAGGAAGGCGAGACCTACAACTGGGGCACCATCACCGGGCCCGTCACAGTGTGGGGACTCATCATCGCCGGGATCGCCGTCCTCGCCGTCTTCGTGGTGTGGCAGCGGACCAATAAGGGCGAGCCGCTGCTCCCGCTTTCCCTCTTTAGGGACCGGAATTTCTCGCTCGCCAACATTGGCATCACCACCGTCGGCTTCACAGTTACGGCTTTCAGCCTCCCGCTGATCTTCTACTACCAGATCGTCCGCGGCCTGACCCCCACGCAGTCGGCGCTCATGATGGTGCCCATGGCACTCATCTCCGGCGGGCTGGCGCCAGTGGTGGGCAAGATCATTGACCGCGTCAATCCCAAATACATCACATCCGGCGGGCTGCTGCTCATGGCCGTGGCGCTGTTCTGGAATTCCGCCCTGATGCATCCGGACACGCCCATCTGGCTGTTCCTGCTGCCCAGCGCCGTGCTCGGCTTCGCTAATGCCGGAATCTGGGCGCCGCTGAGCACCACCGCCACCCGGAACCTTCCGCCGCGGCAGGCCGGGGCGGGGTCAGGTGTCTACAACACCACCCGACAGATCGGCGCCGTCCTCGGCAGCGCCGCGATTGCCGTACTGATTGAGGCCAGGCTCGCGGCTGAACTTCCGCCGGCCCCTGGCGCCTCCGGAGGCCCCGGCCCGATGTCCTTCGGCGGTTCGCTTCCGCCTGCGCTGCATGAGGGATTCTCGACGGCGATGGGCCAGTCCATCCTGCTCCCCGCCGCTGTGATCCTGCTCGGGGCAGCCGTGGCACTGTTCTTTGCCAAGCCCAAGGCAGTGACGGGATGGAGCGGGGCGCCCGCCGGCGCCACGCCGCGGGCTGCTGCAGACGCAGCGGCTGGTGCTGCGGAAGAGGAATCTGAAGAGGAAGCGTCACGTAGGGCCTAG
- the ygfZ gene encoding CAF17-like 4Fe-4S cluster assembly/insertion protein YgfZ — MTIHSPLLSRPGAVEGTGADAGVASHYGEPLREQRALAAGTAVADLSHRGVVTVTGPDRLNWLNTLSSQQVSGLQPGESSELLLLSIQGRIEFDARVVDDGGTTWLIVEAAEAAPLAEWLNKMKFMLRVEIEDVSAEWAVIGSTKDVEEWSGLLSWRDPWPHVGAGGYAYSVVAEADHPGLDRPWVEYLVPAAALEETVGERPLAGVLAAEALRIAAWRPRLGAETDDKTIPHELDLLRTAVHLAKGCYKGQETIARVHNLGHPPRRLVFLQLDGSQHTMPVPGSQVLLGERKVGVVTSVAQHYEMGPVALAVIKRSVGPDEILTVMDGEEPYVAAQEVIVAPDAGQVVGRQTGFLRGTRA, encoded by the coding sequence ATGACTATTCACAGCCCGTTGTTGTCGCGCCCTGGCGCCGTCGAGGGAACCGGCGCGGACGCCGGCGTCGCCTCCCACTACGGGGAGCCCCTGCGCGAGCAGCGCGCATTGGCCGCCGGCACCGCCGTCGCCGATCTTTCCCACCGCGGTGTGGTTACAGTGACGGGACCGGACCGCCTGAACTGGCTGAACACACTGTCCTCCCAGCAGGTCAGCGGCCTGCAGCCGGGCGAATCCAGCGAGCTGCTCCTGCTAAGCATCCAGGGGCGGATCGAGTTTGACGCCCGCGTTGTTGACGACGGCGGGACCACCTGGCTGATCGTCGAGGCCGCCGAAGCAGCGCCGCTGGCAGAGTGGCTGAACAAAATGAAGTTCATGCTGCGCGTCGAAATCGAGGACGTCTCGGCGGAGTGGGCAGTGATTGGCTCCACCAAGGACGTGGAGGAATGGTCGGGGCTGCTTTCGTGGCGGGATCCCTGGCCGCATGTCGGCGCCGGCGGGTATGCGTATTCGGTGGTGGCGGAAGCCGACCATCCCGGACTGGACCGGCCCTGGGTCGAGTACCTGGTCCCGGCAGCCGCACTGGAGGAGACGGTGGGTGAGCGCCCGCTGGCCGGCGTCCTGGCCGCGGAAGCGCTCCGCATCGCTGCATGGCGCCCGCGGCTCGGAGCGGAGACCGACGACAAAACCATTCCGCACGAACTTGATCTCCTGCGCACCGCCGTGCACCTGGCAAAGGGCTGCTACAAGGGCCAGGAAACCATTGCGCGGGTGCACAACCTGGGACACCCGCCCCGGCGCCTCGTGTTCCTCCAGCTTGACGGCTCGCAGCACACCATGCCGGTGCCGGGCAGCCAGGTGCTGCTCGGAGAACGCAAAGTGGGCGTGGTGACCTCCGTGGCCCAGCACTATGAAATGGGCCCCGTAGCCCTGGCCGTCATTAAGCGCTCCGTAGGGCCCGATGAAATACTGACTGTCATGGACGGCGAGGAACCTTACGTCGCCGCCCAGGAAGTGATCGTTGCTCCCGACGCCGGACAGGTAGTGGGGCGCCAGACTGGATTCCTCAGGGGGACCCGCGCATGA
- a CDS encoding ankyrin repeat domain-containing protein, translating into MTEPDLPAQARHDAATEPDDEAVALAHKLFQAAREGDTALLRGYLGAGAPARMTNAAGDSLLMLAAYHGHEETVQLIIEHGGDVNAANDRGQTPLAGAAFKGYADVARVLLEAGADPDAGSPSARQAAEMFARKEILELLGQ; encoded by the coding sequence ATGACTGAACCAGACCTACCGGCGCAGGCCCGCCACGACGCTGCCACCGAACCCGACGACGAAGCTGTCGCCCTGGCCCATAAGCTGTTCCAGGCCGCGAGGGAAGGCGATACCGCACTGCTGCGCGGCTACCTCGGGGCGGGGGCGCCGGCCCGGATGACCAACGCGGCCGGGGATTCCCTGCTGATGCTGGCCGCGTACCACGGCCACGAAGAGACCGTGCAGCTCATCATTGAGCACGGGGGAGACGTGAACGCGGCCAACGACCGCGGCCAGACCCCCCTCGCCGGGGCGGCCTTCAAGGGTTACGCGGACGTTGCGCGGGTTCTGCTGGAGGCAGGTGCGGATCCTGACGCAGGTTCGCCATCTGCGCGCCAGGCGGCAGAGATGTTTGCCCGCAAGGAAATCCTTGAGCTGCTGGGGCAATAA
- a CDS encoding GNAT family N-acetyltransferase has product MTLDPGSAAIIQLAWARRLGLDDDAFAASLASGERIVRVDESVRTVEFVRLFGSSVLVGPQWVAEAATGIPDEEMAQHVTLLTLTRSHGGHGLGAAALFFADDLPLGEPSGDLTVSHGNPEAIELEGLCPPDDVNEVGLSELENRYTLVHEVDGRRVPVACGAYTEWEGLLGHLGVLVDPDWRRRGLGSLAASIAAHEALAAGLTVQWRADVSNTGALALGRKLGFATGGIQTSVHLG; this is encoded by the coding sequence ATGACTCTTGACCCCGGCTCCGCAGCAATCATCCAGCTCGCGTGGGCCAGGCGCCTCGGGCTCGACGACGACGCGTTCGCTGCGTCGCTCGCATCGGGCGAGCGGATTGTCAGGGTCGATGAATCCGTCAGGACGGTCGAGTTCGTTCGGCTGTTTGGCAGTTCCGTGCTGGTGGGTCCGCAGTGGGTGGCGGAGGCTGCAACCGGAATTCCGGACGAAGAGATGGCACAGCACGTTACCCTGCTGACGCTGACCAGGTCCCATGGCGGTCACGGGCTCGGAGCCGCTGCACTCTTCTTCGCCGACGATCTGCCACTCGGGGAGCCTTCCGGCGACCTGACGGTCTCCCACGGAAATCCAGAGGCGATCGAGCTGGAAGGCCTGTGCCCGCCCGACGACGTGAATGAAGTGGGACTTTCCGAGCTGGAGAACCGCTACACGCTCGTTCACGAGGTGGATGGCCGCCGGGTCCCCGTGGCCTGCGGTGCCTACACGGAATGGGAAGGGCTCCTGGGCCACCTTGGCGTCCTGGTGGACCCAGACTGGCGGCGCAGGGGTCTTGGTTCCCTGGCGGCGTCGATCGCGGCCCACGAGGCCTTAGCTGCCGGTCTCACCGTTCAGTGGCGCGCCGACGTCAGCAACACCGGCGCCCTGGCACTGGGACGGAAGCTGGGCTTTGCCACCGGCGGCATTCAGACCAGCGTCCACCTCGGCTGA
- a CDS encoding LuxR C-terminal-related transcriptional regulator has protein sequence MNNVPRVPRGRNVTKESVRVVIVDDHAIFRSGLKADLDASIQVVGEAATVEQAIAVIAQERPEVVLLDVHLPGGLGGGGREVIAGSAALLGTTKFLALSVSDAAEDVVAVIRAGARGYVTKTISGAEITDAVFRVAGGDAVFSPRLAGFVLDAFGTAPADIADDELDRLSARELEVMRLIARGYSYKEVAKELFISIKTVETHVSAVLRKLQLSSRHELTKWAAERRLL, from the coding sequence ATGAACAACGTGCCAAGGGTCCCCAGAGGCCGCAACGTGACCAAGGAGTCGGTGCGGGTGGTCATTGTGGATGACCACGCAATTTTCCGCTCGGGTCTCAAAGCGGACCTGGATGCCAGCATCCAGGTGGTGGGTGAGGCTGCCACGGTTGAACAGGCCATCGCTGTAATTGCGCAGGAACGGCCGGAAGTGGTGCTCCTGGACGTTCACCTGCCAGGCGGACTGGGTGGCGGCGGCCGTGAAGTGATCGCCGGTTCAGCGGCTCTCCTGGGCACCACGAAGTTCCTGGCGCTCAGCGTCTCGGATGCCGCCGAGGACGTCGTGGCGGTCATCCGCGCGGGCGCGCGGGGGTATGTCACCAAGACCATTTCAGGGGCGGAAATCACTGATGCCGTGTTCCGGGTTGCCGGCGGTGACGCCGTTTTTTCGCCACGGCTCGCAGGGTTTGTCCTGGACGCATTCGGCACGGCCCCGGCCGACATCGCCGACGACGAGCTGGACAGGCTCTCTGCCCGCGAACTCGAAGTCATGCGTCTGATCGCCCGCGGCTACAGCTACAAGGAAGTGGCCAAGGAGCTCTTCATCAGCATCAAAACAGTGGAGACCCACGTCTCCGCGGTGCTACGCAAACTCCAGCTCTCAAGCAGGCACGAGCTCACTAAGTGGGCAGCTGAGCGTCGTCTCCTCTAG
- a CDS encoding PspC domain-containing protein, whose protein sequence is MDKFFSIVRGFGLKRGPQRWLGGVCGGIAAKLNVDVAYVRIAFLLFCLLPGPAVVFYLAAWLVLPDQRNSIPLQAFLDRRSINGS, encoded by the coding sequence ATGGACAAGTTTTTCAGCATCGTCAGGGGCTTCGGCCTGAAACGCGGCCCCCAGCGCTGGTTGGGCGGCGTATGCGGAGGTATCGCTGCCAAGCTCAACGTGGATGTCGCCTACGTGCGGATTGCGTTCCTGCTCTTCTGCCTGCTGCCCGGCCCGGCCGTGGTCTTCTACCTCGCCGCCTGGCTGGTCCTGCCGGACCAGCGGAACTCCATCCCGCTGCAGGCCTTCCTCGACAGACGGTCCATCAACGGATCCTGA
- the secE gene encoding preprotein translocase subunit SecE: MSEDQVTETAASSSKGRPAKKAAKASLFARIALFVRQIIGELKKVVAPTRKELINYTLVVLVFVAIMMVIVSLLDIGFGTAVSWVFGGIAPADR; this comes from the coding sequence ATGAGTGAGGACCAGGTGACCGAAACAGCTGCCAGCAGCTCGAAGGGCCGCCCGGCTAAGAAGGCCGCCAAGGCAAGCCTCTTCGCTCGCATCGCACTTTTCGTCCGCCAGATCATCGGCGAACTGAAAAAAGTTGTTGCACCGACCCGCAAGGAACTGATCAATTACACGCTCGTGGTGCTGGTGTTCGTGGCCATCATGATGGTCATAGTCAGCCTGCTCGACATCGGTTTCGGAACCGCGGTCAGCTGGGTCTTTGGCGGCATCGCCCCCGCGGACCGATAA
- a CDS encoding pyridoxal phosphate-dependent aminotransferase, which translates to MSAARVSQRISAIAESATLAVDAKAKALKAAGRPVIGFGAGEPDFPTPDYIVKASIEAAGQPKYHRYSPAAGLPELKKAIAEKTLRDSGYSVDPSQVLVTNGGKQAVYNTFATLVDPGDEVIVPTPFWTTYPEAIRLAGGVPVEVFAGPEQDYLVTVDQLEAAVTDRTKILLFVSPSNPTGSVYSPEQVAEIGKWAASKGLWVVTDEIYEHLTYDGVPFTSIATAAPELGDKVVILNGVAKTYAMTGWRVGWMIGPADVIKAATNLQSHATSNVSNIMQIAALAAVSGPLTAVDEMKVAFDRRRKAIVAGLNAIPGVECPTPKGAFYVYADVRALLGKEFPTAAGTSTPSTSAELAALILDEVEVAVVPGEAFGPSGYLRLSYALGDEDLATGVQRLQDFLGKAQ; encoded by the coding sequence ATGTCTGCCGCCCGCGTTTCCCAGCGCATATCCGCTATTGCCGAATCCGCAACCCTGGCCGTTGACGCCAAGGCCAAGGCGCTTAAGGCAGCAGGCAGGCCGGTGATTGGCTTCGGCGCGGGCGAGCCCGATTTCCCCACCCCGGACTACATCGTCAAGGCATCCATTGAGGCCGCCGGCCAGCCCAAGTACCACCGCTACTCCCCCGCCGCCGGGCTTCCCGAGCTCAAGAAAGCCATCGCGGAGAAGACGCTCCGCGACTCCGGCTACTCCGTGGACCCGTCCCAGGTGCTGGTGACCAACGGCGGCAAGCAGGCCGTGTACAACACCTTCGCCACGCTGGTGGATCCGGGCGACGAAGTGATTGTCCCCACCCCCTTCTGGACCACCTACCCGGAGGCAATTCGGCTGGCCGGCGGCGTCCCCGTTGAGGTCTTCGCGGGTCCCGAGCAGGACTACCTGGTCACCGTGGACCAGCTCGAGGCCGCCGTCACCGACAGGACCAAGATCCTCCTGTTTGTGTCGCCGTCCAACCCCACGGGCTCCGTTTACAGCCCGGAGCAGGTTGCCGAAATCGGCAAATGGGCTGCCTCAAAGGGCCTGTGGGTGGTCACCGACGAGATCTACGAGCACCTGACCTACGACGGCGTGCCCTTCACCTCCATCGCCACCGCCGCCCCTGAACTGGGGGACAAAGTAGTCATCCTGAATGGCGTGGCCAAGACCTACGCGATGACAGGCTGGCGGGTCGGCTGGATGATCGGTCCTGCCGATGTCATCAAGGCCGCGACCAACTTGCAGTCCCACGCCACCTCCAACGTCTCCAACATCATGCAGATCGCTGCCCTCGCCGCCGTCTCCGGACCGCTGACCGCCGTCGACGAAATGAAGGTAGCCTTCGACCGGCGGCGCAAGGCGATTGTTGCCGGACTCAACGCCATCCCCGGAGTGGAATGCCCGACGCCGAAGGGTGCCTTCTACGTGTACGCGGACGTCCGCGCGCTGCTGGGCAAGGAATTCCCGACGGCGGCCGGCACGTCAACGCCGTCGACCTCCGCGGAACTGGCCGCCCTGATCCTGGACGAGGTTGAAGTGGCAGTGGTGCCGGGCGAGGCGTTCGGCCCGTCAGGCTACCTGCGTCTCTCCTACGCCCTGGGCGACGAGGACCTGGCCACGGGCGTGCAGCGCCTGCAGGACTTCCTGGGCAAGGCCCAGTAA